In the Alkaliphilus oremlandii OhILAs genome, one interval contains:
- the nikB gene encoding nickel ABC transporter permease — MHKYIIKRIAMLIPVMLGVSFIVFTLMYMTPGDPAKIMLGESAPKEEVEKLREELGLNDPFLVQYGNYVKKAVFDQDIGRSYATKRPVANEIMSRFPATLKLASIGVLVAVSIGIPVGIISATKQYTIFDQVSMVLALVGVSMPNFWQGLMLILLFSVKLGWLPASGFTSLKHMVLPALTLGTGSAATITRMTRSSMLEVIRADYIRTARAKGQAESVVINTHALKNALIPIITVVGLQFGGLLGGAVLTESIYSIPGVGRLMVDSIKSRDFPIVQGGVLFIAITFSAINLLVDILYAFVDPRIKSQYK, encoded by the coding sequence GTGCATAAATATATTATTAAGAGAATTGCGATGCTAATTCCCGTTATGTTGGGTGTATCCTTTATTGTATTTACATTGATGTATATGACACCAGGAGATCCAGCAAAGATTATGCTAGGTGAATCAGCACCGAAGGAAGAAGTTGAAAAATTAAGAGAGGAATTAGGGTTAAATGATCCATTCCTTGTTCAATATGGAAATTATGTAAAAAAGGCAGTATTTGATCAAGATATCGGTCGTTCCTATGCAACAAAGCGACCTGTAGCAAATGAAATTATGTCTAGATTCCCAGCTACTTTAAAGCTAGCATCCATCGGGGTTTTAGTAGCGGTATCAATCGGTATTCCAGTAGGAATCATATCTGCAACAAAACAATATACAATATTTGACCAGGTAAGTATGGTACTGGCTTTAGTAGGGGTTTCAATGCCAAACTTCTGGCAAGGACTGATGCTCATTCTACTATTCTCAGTAAAACTAGGATGGCTACCAGCCTCTGGCTTTACCAGTCTAAAACACATGGTATTACCAGCCCTTACTTTAGGAACAGGATCTGCAGCCACAATTACACGTATGACTCGATCCAGTATGCTTGAAGTCATTCGTGCCGATTATATTAGAACTGCCAGAGCAAAGGGACAAGCAGAGTCCGTTGTAATCAATACCCATGCATTAAAGAATGCACTTATTCCAATTATTACAGTTGTAGGTCTTCAATTTGGAGGACTTTTAGGCGGGGCTGTATTAACCGAATCTATCTACTCAATTCCAGGGGTAGGACGTTTAATGGTAGATTCAATTAAATCAAGAGACTTCCCGATTGTACAAGGTGGCGTATTATTCATTGCGATTACTTTTAGTGCAATAAACCTTCTTGTAGATATTCTATATGCCTTTGTAGACCCTAGAATCAAATCACAGTACAAATAA
- a CDS encoding ABC transporter ATP-binding protein gives MAELIKETENLVVVKNLKKYFPIKGGFLKRTIGHVRAVEDISFTIKRGETLGIVGESGCGKSTTGRTILNLLEKTDGEVYYRGKEIFGLSKEELIQLRTKMQIVFQDPYSSLNPRLTVAQIVGEALVHHGMAKKGKEVNDRVSDIIEKCGLAPYHIRRYPHEFSGGQRQRIGIARALALNPEFIVCDEPVSALDVSIQSQVINLLMDLQDEMGLTYLFISHDLSVVKHISDRIGVMYLGSMVELTTKDELYKSPLHPYTQALLSAIPVPDPTIKRNRIILKGDIPSPANPPTGCRFHTRCPHTTERCKVEIPEFREVAPEHFVACHLI, from the coding sequence ATGGCAGAATTGATAAAGGAGACAGAAAATTTAGTTGTCGTCAAAAACCTAAAAAAATATTTTCCAATCAAAGGTGGATTTTTAAAGCGTACAATCGGTCATGTACGTGCTGTAGAAGACATATCCTTCACAATTAAAAGAGGAGAGACCCTAGGGATTGTAGGGGAATCTGGCTGTGGGAAATCTACAACAGGACGAACGATACTCAATCTCCTAGAAAAAACAGATGGTGAAGTTTATTATAGAGGAAAAGAAATTTTTGGTCTTTCAAAGGAAGAGTTGATTCAGCTACGAACTAAAATGCAAATCGTATTTCAGGATCCATATAGCTCGCTGAACCCACGCTTGACAGTAGCTCAAATTGTTGGCGAGGCTTTAGTACACCACGGTATGGCTAAAAAAGGAAAAGAAGTCAATGATAGAGTGAGCGATATTATAGAAAAATGTGGTCTTGCACCCTACCATATCAGAAGATATCCGCATGAGTTCAGTGGTGGTCAAAGACAACGGATCGGTATAGCGAGAGCTTTAGCTCTGAATCCTGAATTTATCGTATGTGATGAGCCGGTTTCTGCGCTGGACGTTTCTATTCAATCGCAGGTTATCAACTTATTGATGGATCTTCAAGATGAAATGGGATTAACGTACCTATTTATATCCCACGACTTAAGTGTTGTAAAACATATCAGCGATAGAATTGGGGTAATGTATTTAGGAAGTATGGTTGAGCTAACCACGAAGGATGAGCTTTATAAATCACCATTACACCCGTATACACAGGCCTTATTATCTGCTATTCCTGTTCCAGATCCTACGATTAAAAGAAACCGAATCATATTGAAGGGAGATATTCCTAGCCCTGCAAATCCGCCAACAGGATGCAGATTTCATACGAGATGCCCTCATACAACAGAACGGTGCAAAGTCGAAATTCCTGAATTTAGAGAAGTGGCACCAGAACATTTTGTTGCTTGTCATTTAATATAA
- a CDS encoding MaoC family dehydratase, whose amino-acid sequence MVGKTMEEIKIGDTASFEKTITETDVYLYAGITGDLNPAHINQVEAEKTMFKGRIAHGMLTAGLISAVLGMHLPGPGTIYLAQELKFLAPVRIGDTVKAQVEVIEIIEEKKRVKLKTTCTNQEGTLVLDGVATVMPPKGK is encoded by the coding sequence ATGGTAGGAAAAACAATGGAAGAGATCAAAATAGGTGACACGGCAAGTTTCGAGAAAACAATCACGGAAACCGATGTGTACTTGTACGCAGGAATTACTGGCGATTTAAATCCTGCTCATATCAATCAGGTTGAGGCAGAAAAGACGATGTTTAAAGGTAGAATTGCTCATGGAATGCTGACAGCTGGACTCATATCTGCAGTTTTAGGAATGCACCTCCCAGGACCTGGAACTATTTATTTGGCACAAGAATTAAAGTTTTTAGCACCAGTTAGAATCGGTGATACCGTAAAGGCTCAGGTGGAAGTGATCGAGATTATTGAAGAGAAGAAAAGAGTAAAGCTAAAAACCACATGTACAAACCAAGAGGGCACCTTAGTGTTAGATGGTGTTGCCACCGTAATGCCACCAAAAGGAAAATAG
- a CDS encoding glutathione ABC transporter substrate-binding protein: MFKNKKILSLVSMMIVLMLAAVGCGKGSENANGGNGTVKDTLIVAQGADAKTLDPHASNDNPSSRVIKQINETLVVQDENMELQPGLAESWEKIDDLTFEFKLKQGVKFHNGEELKASDVKFTLLRALESPNVGHIVGAINKNAIEIVDDYTIRIATTEPFAPLLAHLAHTGASILNEKAVTEAGDDYGQKPVGTGVFKFENWINGDEINLVRFEEYHGEKAKVEKIKFRNIAEATNRTINLETGEVDIVYDVLPTDMKRVEENDKLTLMRQSNLSTNYIGFNVQKKPFDDVRVRQAINHAIDMESIIEAVMQGVGSVAYGPLGPNVWGSNQNLKPYEYDVQKAKELMKEAGLENGFTTSIWTNDSKTRMDIAEIVQNQLKEINITTEVKVVEWGAYLDGTAAGEHDMFILGWGTVTGDPDYGLYALFHSSQFGDAGNRTFYANPKVDELLEKARVSVDQAEREALYLEAQEIIRDDAPWIFLNNSENVDGVRSNVKGFVQHPAGHHRLNSVYFE, translated from the coding sequence ATGTTTAAAAACAAGAAAATACTATCGTTAGTTAGTATGATGATTGTACTGATGTTAGCAGCTGTAGGCTGTGGCAAAGGCAGTGAAAACGCTAATGGCGGTAACGGCACAGTAAAAGATACATTAATTGTAGCGCAAGGTGCAGACGCTAAAACATTAGACCCACATGCATCGAACGATAACCCATCTTCAAGAGTAATCAAGCAAATTAATGAAACATTAGTAGTGCAAGATGAAAATATGGAGTTACAACCAGGACTTGCGGAATCTTGGGAAAAAATTGATGATTTAACATTTGAATTTAAATTAAAGCAAGGTGTTAAGTTCCACAACGGTGAAGAACTGAAAGCAAGTGATGTTAAATTCACATTATTAAGAGCTTTAGAGTCTCCGAATGTAGGACACATTGTTGGAGCAATCAATAAAAATGCAATTGAAATCGTAGACGATTACACAATTAGAATTGCAACAACAGAACCATTTGCTCCATTACTTGCTCATTTAGCACATACAGGCGCAAGTATTTTAAATGAAAAAGCTGTAACAGAAGCTGGCGATGATTATGGTCAAAAGCCAGTGGGTACAGGTGTATTTAAATTTGAGAACTGGATCAATGGTGACGAAATCAATTTAGTTCGATTCGAAGAATACCATGGTGAAAAAGCTAAAGTAGAAAAAATCAAATTTAGAAATATTGCAGAGGCAACAAATAGAACAATCAACCTTGAAACTGGTGAAGTAGACATTGTATATGATGTTTTACCAACGGATATGAAGAGAGTAGAAGAAAATGATAAATTAACATTAATGAGACAATCAAATTTATCAACAAACTATATTGGATTTAACGTTCAAAAGAAACCATTTGATGATGTAAGAGTACGTCAAGCAATCAACCATGCAATTGATATGGAATCTATTATTGAAGCAGTAATGCAAGGTGTAGGTAGTGTTGCTTACGGACCTTTAGGACCAAATGTTTGGGGTTCCAACCAAAACTTAAAACCATATGAGTACGATGTACAAAAAGCAAAAGAATTAATGAAAGAAGCAGGTCTTGAAAATGGATTTACAACATCTATTTGGACAAATGACAGTAAAACAAGAATGGATATCGCAGAAATCGTACAAAACCAATTAAAAGAAATTAATATTACAACTGAAGTAAAAGTAGTTGAGTGGGGAGCTTACCTAGATGGAACAGCTGCTGGAGAGCATGATATGTTCATCTTAGGTTGGGGTACTGTAACAGGAGATCCAGATTACGGTCTATATGCATTATTCCATTCTTCACAATTTGGAGACGCTGGTAATAGAACATTCTATGCGAACCCAAAAGTAGACGAATTATTAGAAAAGGCTAGAGTAAGTGTAGACCAAGCAGAAAGAGAAGCATTATATTTAGAAGCGCAAGAAATCATCAGAGATGATGCTCCGTGGATTTTCTTAAACAATAGTGAAAACGTAGATGGTGTAAGAAGTAATGTAAAAGGATTCGTACAACATCCAGCTGGACACCATAGATTAAATTCAGTATATTTTGAGTAA
- a CDS encoding ABC transporter ATP-binding protein codes for MKNLLEVKNLKTHFYTEDGIVPAVNGVDFNLKPGETLGIVGESGCGKSITSMSIMRLIPTPPGKIVGGEILFEDRDIVKMSEAEIRKIRGNDIAMIFQEPMTSLNPVFTIGSQIMEAIMLHQKMDKKAARGKCIEMLRLVGIPRADEVVDDYPHQFSGGMRQRAMIAMALSCNPKLLIADEPTTALDVTIQAQIIELMKELKEKLNTAIMLITHDLGVVAEMADHVIVMYAGRIVEDANVIDLFKDPKHPYTIGLMKSKPSLEGSAKRLDVIPGSVPNPLAMPEGCSFHPRCSHAMEVCKKQVPELTSIGGGRKVRCWLYNNEREVE; via the coding sequence ATGAAAAATTTATTAGAAGTAAAAAACTTAAAAACACATTTTTATACCGAAGATGGTATCGTTCCAGCAGTAAATGGCGTTGATTTTAATTTAAAGCCGGGAGAAACTTTAGGAATTGTAGGAGAGTCCGGGTGTGGAAAAAGCATTACTTCGATGTCTATTATGAGACTGATACCAACTCCTCCTGGAAAAATTGTTGGTGGGGAGATTCTTTTTGAAGATAGAGATATCGTAAAAATGTCTGAGGCAGAGATACGAAAGATCCGAGGAAATGATATTGCAATGATTTTTCAAGAACCAATGACATCCTTAAACCCTGTATTTACAATTGGCAGCCAAATTATGGAGGCTATAATGCTGCACCAAAAAATGGACAAGAAAGCGGCAAGAGGAAAATGTATTGAAATGCTAAGGCTAGTTGGTATACCCAGAGCAGATGAAGTGGTAGACGATTATCCGCATCAATTTAGTGGTGGTATGAGACAGAGAGCTATGATCGCTATGGCGCTTTCTTGTAATCCGAAGCTTTTGATTGCAGATGAGCCGACTACAGCACTAGATGTTACCATTCAGGCTCAGATTATAGAGCTTATGAAGGAGTTAAAGGAAAAATTAAATACTGCGATTATGTTGATTACGCACGACTTAGGTGTTGTTGCTGAAATGGCAGATCACGTTATCGTTATGTATGCAGGAAGAATTGTAGAGGATGCAAACGTTATCGATTTGTTTAAAGATCCCAAGCATCCCTATACGATTGGTTTAATGAAATCGAAACCAAGTTTAGAAGGCAGTGCTAAAAGGCTGGATGTAATACCAGGAAGCGTACCGAATCCTTTAGCGATGCCAGAAGGTTGCTCATTCCACCCAAGATGTAGCCACGCTATGGAAGTTTGTAAAAAGCAAGTTCCAGAATTGACATCCATAGGCGGCGGACGTAAGGTTCGTTGTTGGCTATATAATAATGAAAGAGAGGTGGAATAG